The DNA segment CCAGCAATCCTCATTCCACTACTAGAAAGTTATGGTTTCATAGGCGTAACGTTCTCTGATTCTGACGTTATCTCGACGGGTCTATTACTGGGCCATGCATTTAACGGTAATTGGATGTTTGTTATCGGCTTTGTAGCTTTCTGTGCTGCTATTGCTACTTTCGTAAACCTAGGTATCAAGAAAGAAAATAAAGCTTCAAGCCAAACAGCTAAGGCTTAACTAACTATCATTGGTAGCCAGCCTCTGGCTACCATTTTTTATTTAAAGGATTATCGAATGAAACTTAAGAATTTTACAGAACTCAATGCAATTTCAAAAGAACGTGGTTTTAATGCTATCGGCTCATTTAACTTACATAATTTAGAAGCGCTCCCTGCTTATTTTTCAGCAGCTGTTGAAACAAATACACCGTTGATGATTCAAATTTCTACAGGTACAGCAAAGTTTCTTGGTTACGAGTTATTAGTTGATTCAGTAAAATCGTTATCACGCACGCATAATGTGCCTGCTTGCTTACACCTTGACCACTGCTCAATTATTGATGACATTCAAGTAGCTATTGATGCTGGCTTTAGTTCCGTTATGTATGATGGTTCTCACCTTCCTATAAGAGAAAATATTGCCAATACAAAGAAGGTAATTGATATCGCAAAACCGCTTAACATCACGGTAGAAGCAGAACTTGGCGCAATTGGCGGAGCAGAAGACGGTCAAGCTATTGCTGACGAGGATATCGCGTTTACCAAAGTCGAGGACGCAGTTAAGCTCCTCAGTGAAGCCCCTGTGGATATGCTCGCTGTTAGTATCGGTACAGTCCATGGTTCCTACACTGCCAAAACAGATATCCAACACGATTTACTTTGTGAGATAGCTAAAGCAACATCAACTCCGTTGGTACTACATGGTGGTACCGGTGTAAGCAATGATGACATGCATTTTGTGGTTAAAAATGGAATCGACAAAGTGAATGTTGGCACTGAAATGAATGTTCAGTGGGTAAGAAAATGCAAAGAAACTTTTGAATCAGGTAAGGTCAACGATTCGGTAAGAAAATTTCTAATTCCGGCTAATGAGGCAGTTAAGAACACCTTAGTGGATAAAATTAGCTTATTTAAATAAGGGTTGTTATGGGATGGTTTAAAAACTTTTTTGGCAGTAGCAAACCAACTGAGCCTGTAGATGAAACTCAAGCTTCGACCTTGTATTCTGAGATAAGAGCTTTAGAAGTTGTTCTTGAAGAAGACGATTCGGATTCCGAAGTCCACAAAGAGTTGATGAAAAAATATAATAGAGCCGTGTCTGTGTATGCTTCATGTCCGTCATTCAACCAACACATTGACGAAACATTTGAGAAGATTGAATCACTGCGCGGTGTCATAAGAAAAAATATGTGAGGTCTTATGTCAATAAAAGAAGCACTAATCAACGCAAATGCAATTCAAGTCGGTGTTGATTGTAAAGATTGGAAAGAAGTCATTGCTATTGCAGCAAAGCCATTATTGGTTTCGGGTAAGATTACGGACGCCTATATTGAAGGTATCATTTCAAGCACAATAGAGCACGGTGCTTATTACGTCCTCGGTGAAGGTGTAGCGATACCCCATGCACGACCTGAATGTGGAGCATTGGATACAGGGTTTTCTATGGTGATATTAAAAACCCCTATTTCAATTGAGGGTTCTGAAGATGTTGATATTCTAGTTATGTTTAGTGCCAAAGACAGCAATAGTCATATTCAAGATGGCATCAAACAGATCGTTGAAATGTTGGATGATGATACCAAATTGCTAAGTTTGCGTAATGCAACGACAGTAAAGGAGGTAGTAGATTTACTATGAGCACAAAGATCATTTTAGTTAATGGTGTCCCAGCGAGTGGTAAAAGTACAGTTGCTAAATTGATTGCATCACATATAGGTGCTGCTTATCTATCTGTTGATACATTCAAAGAACCTTTCATGAATATTTACACTGCATTAGATCGTGATTTTAATCGTGAATTGGGAAAGGCAGCTTATCAAGCCTTGTGGAATACTGTAAAAGACAATTCCGGCATTTTTGTTATTGATGCTTGGTTTGGCTTCCAACCAAAGGAAATATTAGAGGAATACCTTTCAGAGGTTAGTCCATGTACTGTGCTTGAAATCTGGAATAATATTGACTCTGACAATGTTGTAAAACGGTATAAAGTCCGTATTCCATTGCGGGATCACCGGCATCCTAAAGAAGAGTATCTTCCACAACTTAGAAAGCTAAATGACTCCGCCGAACCGATGGGGATTGGTCTTACCTATATTGTGGATCAAAATAAACCATTGGATAATAATTCAATTACGTCATGGATTGACGAAAATATTTAGTAATAAAAAGTTACCCGCAATGAATGGCCCCCGATGAGGGGGCTCTTTTTATGTATCTAACCCTAAAACCGTCGCAGAGCTTGCTTATATCTATGGTCAAATAACAAAATAGTCGCCGACTGAGGCCGCCACTCTTTTTTCTGACTTTTCATAATAGATTATTGAGGGTGACGCCGTTTGCAAGCCTTAACTAACACGTTTACAGATTGTCAGTTAAGGCTTGAAGGCATGGTTAGATCATGAAGATGAGTACAATAGACAGCACGGTAATAGAGCTAGCAATTGAATAGCAAACAACTTTACCAACCACACCAGTGTGCAGTTTTAGGTCGTGCATACCGTGGTGAACACGGTGCATGGCATGCCACATTGGAAGGGCGAGTGTTCCGATGATAAAGAGGGCGCCAATAAAGCTGGTTGCAAAATCGGCAACGCGCTCATAACTCATCGCTTCCGCATCAATAATTCCGAGGGGGGCAAGGATACCTATCACCAATACGGTAATTGGGGTGATCATGGCAAACCAGGTACCACCGGCACCAAATAGACCCCACCATACGGGCTCGTCTGAACGTTTTGGATGTTTATTAACCACAATGAGCTCCTTATACGATGATGAGTACGATTAATGAGATAGCAGCAACGGCTGCCCACTGACCAAGCACAATAATCTTCGTGTCCACGAGTTTGCCTTTCAATCGAATCGGCATCACTTGTGGGAACATCGTAAAGAATGTGTGTGCGTGGTACAGGCTCCCGGCTAACGAGACGATATTGATCGCCACGACAACAGGGTTCGCCATAAAGGTTAGCCAAGCGTCCCATGATTCGGGGCCTTTAACTAAGCTGCCTAGCCCGAAAGTTAGGCACAGTGTGAAAAATATAATGGGTAATACAGTCGCTTCACGGATCATGTACATGCGGTAGAAATTGCTCTTCTGCCACCATGTTGCTTTCATTTCGCGAACGTAAGGTTTACGGTTACTCATCCTTAGTTCTCCTGAGGTTTAAGCATAGCAATCACAAAGTCTTTAGAAGACTCAACTTTACCTTGGTTTACCGCCGCGGCAGGATCAACACTCTTCGGACAGACATCAGAGCAGAAGCCGACAAATGTACAGCCCCACACGCCATTGTCACCGTTAAGTAGCTCCATGCGCTCTTCTTTACCATTGTCACGGCTATCTAAGTTGTAGCGGTGAGCAAGCGCGATGGCCGCAGGGCCAAGGAACTCTGGGTTCAGACCAAACTGAGGACAAGCGGCGTAACAAAGGCCACAGTTGATACAAGCAGCAAACTGCTTATATTTTGCCATTTGTTGTGGTGTTTGGTTGTTTGGACCATCTTCCGGTGTGCGGTCATTACCGATAATATAAGGCTTAAGTGCTTCAAGACGTTCGATGAACGGCGTCATGTCGACGATTAAGTCTTTCTCGATAGGGAAGTTGGCTAACGGCTCAATCAAAAGACCGTCAGGGTAATCACGTAAAAACGTTTTACAGGCCAACTTAGGATAGTTGTTTACCATCATGCCGCATGAGCCACAGATAGCCATACGACAAGACCAGCGATAGGACAGGTCTTTATCTAGGTTATCTTTGATGTAGCCCAGTGCGTCAAGCACGGACATCGTGTCATCGAAAGGAACTTCGAAGGTTTGCTTATAAGGCTCGGCGTCTTTTTCTGGATCGTAACGCAGAATATCGACTTTTTGAATTCTAGTGCCCGTCATTACTTCTGCTCCTCTGCGGCTTGTGCGTCTACGGCTTCTTTCGCCGCCGCTTCTTCTGCTGCTGCCCCATACAGGCGAGCTTTAGGTTGAGATTTCGTGATAGTAACATCACTGTATTCAATCGTTGGTGCGCGTCCTTCGTTGAAGAGCGCAAGTGAGTGCTTCAAGTAGTTCACATCGTCACGTTCGGTACAGCCTTCATCTAAACGTTGGTGCGCCCCGCGAGATTCACGACGAAGAATAGCCGAGTGGGCCATTGCTTCTGCCACTTCAAGGCCATAACCGATCTCAATGGCATAAAGAAGGTCGGTGTTGAACACCTTTCCTCGGTCTTTAATGCTGATTTTCTTATAACGCTCTTTCAGCTCGGTCAGCTTATCCATGGTCTCTTGAATGAGATCTTCGCGGCGGTAAATACCACAGCCCGCTTCCATAGAGTGGCCCATTTCTGTTCGAATGGTTGACCAGCTTTCATCGCCTTCTTGGTCCATCAATCCTTGGATACGTGCTTCTACCGCTTTCACTTGTTTTTCAATCGCGTCGTCGTTCCAGCCGGTAAACGTTTCAGCACGTTTCACCGCACTTTCGCCTGCCACGCGGCCAAATACCACGAACTCCGCCAACGAGTTTGAGCCTAAGCGGTTTGCACCATGTAGACCTGAAGAGGCACATTCACCCACGGCAAAGAGACCTTTGATTTTCGTTTCACAACTCGGATCGGTTTCAATCCCACCCATGGTGTAGTGAACCGTTGGACGAATTGGGATCGGCTCTTTTGCCGGATCGACGTTAACATACGCCTTCGACAGCTCACAAATAAACGGCAGACGCTCTTGAAGGTATTCTTCACCTAAGTGTCTCAGGTCTAGGTGCACCACATCGCCAAGGGGATGGTCGATGGTGTTGCCTTTTTGTTGCTCGTGCCAAAACGCTTGAGAAACTTTGTCTCGAGGACCCAGTTCCATATATTTGTTTTTCGGCTCTCCAACCGGGGTTTCCGGTCCCATTCCATAATCTTGTAGATAACGGTAACCATTTTTATTGACGATGATGCCGCCTTCGCCACGACAACCTTCGGTCATCAAGATACCCGTACCAGGAAGGCCAGTTGGGTGATATTGAACAAACTCCATATCACGCAAAGGCACACCGTGGCGATACGCCAATGCCATACCGTCGCCGGTAACAATGCCACCGTTGGTGTTGGTGTTATAAACCCGTCCCGCGCCACCCGTGGCCAGTACGACAGACTTCGCTTTAATCGTAACAAGCTCGCCTTCGGACATGTGAATCGCAACCAAACCTTGAATCTCATCGTTTTCAACCAGTAGGTCAACCACGAAGTACTCATCAAATCGTTTGATTTGATTGTACTTGATAGAGGTTTGAAAAAGCGTATGCAGCATATGGAAGCCTGTTTTATCTGCGGCAAACCATGTGCGTTCTACTTTCATTCCTCCAAAGCGACGGACGTTCACTTCACCGTTTTCTTTCCGGCTCCATGGACACCCCCATTGCTCCATTTGGATCATTTCTCTTGTTGCGTTTTCAACAAAATATTCAACGACATTCTGTTCACATAACCAGTCACCACCGCCAACAGTATCGTTGAAGTGGTTATCGAGTGAATCTTCATCTTTGA comes from the Vibrio sp. DW001 genome and includes:
- the frdC gene encoding fumarate reductase subunit FrdC, producing MSNRKPYVREMKATWWQKSNFYRMYMIREATVLPIIFFTLCLTFGLGSLVKGPESWDAWLTFMANPVVVAINIVSLAGSLYHAHTFFTMFPQVMPIRLKGKLVDTKIIVLGQWAAVAAISLIVLIIV
- a CDS encoding AAA family ATPase, producing MSTKIILVNGVPASGKSTVAKLIASHIGAAYLSVDTFKEPFMNIYTALDRDFNRELGKAAYQALWNTVKDNSGIFVIDAWFGFQPKEILEEYLSEVSPCTVLEIWNNIDSDNVVKRYKVRIPLRDHRHPKEEYLPQLRKLNDSAEPMGIGLTYIVDQNKPLDNNSITSWIDENI
- the frdA gene encoding fumarate reductase (quinol) flavoprotein subunit is translated as MQIITTDIAVIGAGGAGLRTAIAAAEANPELEVALISKVYPMRSHTVAAEGGSAAVIKDEDSLDNHFNDTVGGGDWLCEQNVVEYFVENATREMIQMEQWGCPWSRKENGEVNVRRFGGMKVERTWFAADKTGFHMLHTLFQTSIKYNQIKRFDEYFVVDLLVENDEIQGLVAIHMSEGELVTIKAKSVVLATGGAGRVYNTNTNGGIVTGDGMALAYRHGVPLRDMEFVQYHPTGLPGTGILMTEGCRGEGGIIVNKNGYRYLQDYGMGPETPVGEPKNKYMELGPRDKVSQAFWHEQQKGNTIDHPLGDVVHLDLRHLGEEYLQERLPFICELSKAYVNVDPAKEPIPIRPTVHYTMGGIETDPSCETKIKGLFAVGECASSGLHGANRLGSNSLAEFVVFGRVAGESAVKRAETFTGWNDDAIEKQVKAVEARIQGLMDQEGDESWSTIRTEMGHSMEAGCGIYRREDLIQETMDKLTELKERYKKISIKDRGKVFNTDLLYAIEIGYGLEVAEAMAHSAILRRESRGAHQRLDEGCTERDDVNYLKHSLALFNEGRAPTIEYSDVTITKSQPKARLYGAAAEEAAAKEAVDAQAAEEQK
- a CDS encoding succinate dehydrogenase/fumarate reductase iron-sulfur subunit, translated to MTGTRIQKVDILRYDPEKDAEPYKQTFEVPFDDTMSVLDALGYIKDNLDKDLSYRWSCRMAICGSCGMMVNNYPKLACKTFLRDYPDGLLIEPLANFPIEKDLIVDMTPFIERLEALKPYIIGNDRTPEDGPNNQTPQQMAKYKQFAACINCGLCYAACPQFGLNPEFLGPAAIALAHRYNLDSRDNGKEERMELLNGDNGVWGCTFVGFCSDVCPKSVDPAAAVNQGKVESSKDFVIAMLKPQEN
- a CDS encoding PTS sugar transporter subunit IIA — protein: MSIKEALINANAIQVGVDCKDWKEVIAIAAKPLLVSGKITDAYIEGIISSTIEHGAYYVLGEGVAIPHARPECGALDTGFSMVILKTPISIEGSEDVDILVMFSAKDSNSHIQDGIKQIVEMLDDDTKLLSLRNATTVKEVVDLL
- the frdD gene encoding fumarate reductase subunit FrdD, translating into MVNKHPKRSDEPVWWGLFGAGGTWFAMITPITVLVIGILAPLGIIDAEAMSYERVADFATSFIGALFIIGTLALPMWHAMHRVHHGMHDLKLHTGVVGKVVCYSIASSITVLSIVLIFMI
- a CDS encoding class II fructose-bisphosphate aldolase, which gives rise to MKLKNFTELNAISKERGFNAIGSFNLHNLEALPAYFSAAVETNTPLMIQISTGTAKFLGYELLVDSVKSLSRTHNVPACLHLDHCSIIDDIQVAIDAGFSSVMYDGSHLPIRENIANTKKVIDIAKPLNITVEAELGAIGGAEDGQAIADEDIAFTKVEDAVKLLSEAPVDMLAVSIGTVHGSYTAKTDIQHDLLCEIAKATSTPLVLHGGTGVSNDDMHFVVKNGIDKVNVGTEMNVQWVRKCKETFESGKVNDSVRKFLIPANEAVKNTLVDKISLFK